The Mycolicibacterium lutetiense genome window below encodes:
- a CDS encoding TetR/AcrR family transcriptional regulator produces MRSRFTVDEIASAALTIVDASGPAALSMRSLATALGTGPMTMYNYVAGKEALEELVVSAVVAEITVPTPTGDWQRDVHTIATAMWRGVRAHPAAIPLVLVRRMSSATGFAIADALVGALGRAGLSGVDHLSAFHAVMALVIGSTQAELAGPLTGGAPEAAAQIGSVAGTDYPHIEALSRVASRTSVAEDFDGGLRMLIDGIAMRCRER; encoded by the coding sequence ATGCGTTCCCGATTCACTGTCGATGAGATCGCCTCGGCTGCACTGACAATCGTCGATGCTTCCGGACCGGCCGCGTTGAGCATGCGGTCACTGGCGACGGCCCTGGGCACCGGTCCCATGACGATGTACAACTACGTCGCCGGAAAAGAGGCCCTCGAAGAATTGGTGGTCTCAGCCGTTGTCGCCGAGATCACCGTGCCCACCCCCACCGGCGACTGGCAGCGCGACGTACACACCATCGCCACCGCGATGTGGCGGGGCGTGCGCGCGCATCCGGCCGCCATCCCCCTGGTGCTGGTCCGCCGGATGTCCTCGGCCACCGGGTTCGCCATCGCCGACGCGCTGGTCGGCGCCCTGGGCCGGGCCGGATTGTCCGGCGTCGACCACCTGTCGGCGTTCCATGCAGTGATGGCCCTGGTCATCGGCTCCACACAAGCCGAACTCGCCGGCCCGTTGACCGGCGGCGCACCCGAGGCGGCGGCCCAGATCGGCTCGGTCGCCGGTACCGATTACCCGCACATCGAGGCGCTCTCACGGGTGGCGAGCCGAACATCGGTCGCCGAGGATTTC
- a CDS encoding alpha/beta hydrolase → MMEVEMAGVVATVRVGFESGGQRCAAWLTLPAEPGPHPAIVLAHGLGATHDMMLPQYEQHFAAAGIGVLSFDYRHTGMSDGVPRQHISIRKQCRDLHAALDWLGGRDDVDSGRLGLWGTSLGAMNVVRVAAERVELAAAVVQCPIVHGPAAARTLGLVGALRLTPAIAADGLRALSGRDRRYVPIVGRPGGFALVTAPGAEAGWHSTVPPGAGFDNRIAASDALGLVATSALRHASRVRAPLLVCVCDRENLMSPRHAALVAVRAAKGVVRHYDSDHFAIYHPPLVSQVLADQTGFLKEYLGVGK, encoded by the coding sequence ATGATGGAGGTTGAGATGGCGGGTGTCGTGGCGACGGTCCGGGTCGGATTCGAATCGGGTGGGCAGCGATGTGCAGCGTGGTTGACCCTGCCGGCGGAGCCCGGCCCGCACCCGGCGATCGTGCTGGCCCACGGGCTCGGCGCAACCCACGACATGATGCTCCCGCAATATGAGCAGCACTTCGCCGCCGCGGGGATCGGCGTCCTATCCTTCGACTATCGCCACACCGGAATGTCAGATGGTGTTCCACGGCAACATATTTCGATACGAAAGCAGTGCCGGGACCTGCATGCCGCACTCGACTGGCTGGGCGGGCGCGATGACGTCGATTCTGGCCGGCTCGGATTGTGGGGGACCAGCCTCGGCGCGATGAACGTGGTTCGGGTGGCCGCCGAGCGCGTCGAGCTGGCGGCTGCCGTCGTGCAATGCCCCATCGTGCACGGCCCCGCGGCCGCACGCACTCTCGGTCTGGTGGGGGCGCTGCGGTTGACCCCGGCGATTGCCGCTGATGGGCTGCGGGCGTTGAGCGGTCGAGACCGGCGGTATGTACCCATCGTCGGCCGACCCGGCGGATTCGCCCTGGTGACTGCCCCAGGGGCGGAGGCGGGGTGGCATTCCACAGTCCCGCCCGGAGCGGGATTCGACAACCGGATCGCGGCGTCGGATGCCCTGGGACTGGTGGCCACCTCGGCATTGCGCCACGCCAGCCGGGTGCGCGCACCGCTGCTGGTGTGCGTATGTGACCGGGAGAATCTGATGTCTCCCCGCCATGCCGCACTGGTGGCCGTTCGCGCAGCCAAGGGTGTTGTCCGTCATTACGATTCCGATCACTTCGCGATCTACCATCCGCCCCTGGTGAGCCAGGTGCTTGCCGACCAGACCGGCTTTCTCAAGGAGTACCTCGGTGTCGGCAAGTGA
- a CDS encoding maleylpyruvate isomerase family mycothiol-dependent enzyme: MSASDELRANDTRFARVAATLSPGEWAASSLCAEWTNHEVLAHLVIGYSCGIGDFARQLYLRRGFDPANTALAATLAKRRDPTALLHDYRRYIAQPAGTGRYFPRRLLIGDHVTHELDILYALGREPQIAPSVLAAVLNTQVTLPNPFVPAYRNSRGLSLVAVDTNWRHGGGGPLVEGRAAELVSVLGNRPAMLPRLTGAGVGLLSERVSLRMGG, translated from the coding sequence GTGTCGGCAAGTGATGAGCTACGGGCAAACGACACTCGCTTCGCCCGTGTTGCGGCGACCCTGAGCCCTGGTGAATGGGCGGCGTCGAGCCTCTGCGCGGAATGGACAAACCATGAGGTGCTCGCACACTTGGTGATCGGATACAGCTGTGGGATCGGTGACTTCGCCCGGCAGCTGTACCTCCGCCGCGGCTTCGACCCCGCCAACACTGCTCTTGCGGCAACGCTGGCGAAGCGACGCGACCCGACCGCGCTACTGCACGACTACCGTCGCTATATCGCGCAGCCCGCCGGCACCGGCCGGTATTTCCCGCGACGACTCCTGATCGGTGATCACGTCACCCACGAACTGGACATCCTCTACGCATTGGGGCGCGAGCCGCAGATCGCGCCCAGCGTGCTGGCCGCGGTGCTGAACACTCAAGTGACGCTGCCGAATCCGTTCGTACCGGCCTACCGCAACAGTCGTGGTCTGAGCCTGGTCGCCGTCGATACGAACTGGAGGCATGGGGGCGGCGGGCCGCTCGTCGAGGGCCGCGCCGCCGAACTCGTATCGGTACTGGGCAACCGCCCGGCGATGCTGCCGCGGTTGACCGGTGCCGGCGTCGGCCTGCTGTCGGAGCGGGTCAGCCTCCGTATGGGCGGGTGA
- a CDS encoding VOC family protein, translating into MAITFNHTIVAARDRRVSAEFFTELFGLPDPREFGPFLAVTINHGVNLDYAQVGPDEEIRPQHYAFLVSEDEFDAIYGKIRDRGMQHWADPHGRHPGEINHNDGGRGVYFQDPSGHYLEIITRPYGG; encoded by the coding sequence ATGGCCATCACCTTCAACCACACCATCGTCGCCGCCAGGGATCGGCGGGTCTCAGCCGAGTTCTTCACCGAGTTGTTCGGCCTGCCCGACCCCCGGGAATTCGGTCCGTTTCTCGCCGTGACCATCAATCACGGGGTGAACCTCGATTACGCCCAGGTGGGTCCTGACGAAGAGATTCGGCCGCAGCACTACGCATTCCTGGTGTCCGAGGACGAGTTCGACGCGATCTACGGCAAGATCCGCGACCGCGGCATGCAGCACTGGGCCGATCCGCATGGTCGGCACCCGGGCGAGATCAACCACAACGACGGCGGCCGCGGGGTGTACTTCCAGGACCCGTCCGGGCATTACCTGGAGATCATCACCCGCCCATACGGAGGCTGA
- a CDS encoding GNAT family N-acetyltransferase, with product MPNTQILAGPQVRLRPPVVEDAEALYTRISSDPEVTKYLSWRPHSGVAETRRVITTLFNVGDEHTWLIEVDGEVAGLCARRRPQPYSVELGYCLARQWWGRGLMSEAVSLMLADLQPDPTVYRIAAYCHVDNAGSAGVLRRCGLSLEGRLARYSMFPNISDEPQDVLLFGKAVR from the coding sequence ATGCCCAACACCCAGATCCTGGCCGGGCCACAGGTAAGGCTGAGGCCACCGGTCGTCGAGGACGCCGAAGCTCTGTACACCCGGATCTCCTCTGATCCCGAGGTGACGAAGTATCTGTCCTGGCGTCCGCATTCCGGCGTGGCCGAAACACGCCGTGTCATCACGACGTTGTTCAACGTCGGTGACGAGCACACCTGGTTGATCGAAGTCGATGGTGAGGTGGCCGGCCTGTGTGCCCGGCGACGACCTCAGCCGTACTCGGTGGAGCTGGGTTACTGCCTGGCCCGGCAGTGGTGGGGACGTGGCCTGATGTCGGAAGCGGTTTCGTTGATGTTGGCCGACCTACAACCGGATCCCACGGTGTATCGGATCGCGGCCTACTGCCATGTCGACAATGCCGGTTCGGCTGGGGTGCTGCGCCGGTGCGGTTTGTCACTGGAGGGAAGGCTCGCGCGGTACTCCATGTTTCCCAATATCAGTGACGAACCACAGGATGTTCTGTTGTTCGGGAAGGCGGTGCGGTGA
- a CDS encoding nitronate monooxygenase — MGTFDIRGLRRPVIVAPMAGGPSTPELAAAGSNAGGLGFLAAGYLTAEALAERVTAARGLTAEPLGVNLFAPQPSAGTADQIHAYAAELAGEAQRYGVALGEPRYDDDAWAAKLDAVFDLRPEVVSFTFGLPSEPEIARLRSVGISTVGTVTTLDEAWLAVGRGVDALAVQGPAAGGHRGTFDPGASPASQSLDHLLADVLAAVDIPVVAAGGLVSADDIAGVLAAGAVAAQLGTAFLLADESGSSPVHRAALQSLDFTETVVTRAFSGRYARGLRNRFISEHDGQAPLGYPEIHYLTSPVRKASVAAGDPQATNVWAGTGWRQARPGSVAEIIDRVSPAR; from the coding sequence ATGGGCACTTTCGATATTCGCGGGTTGCGACGTCCGGTGATCGTGGCGCCGATGGCCGGTGGGCCCTCGACGCCCGAATTGGCCGCGGCCGGCAGCAACGCCGGCGGGCTCGGGTTCCTCGCGGCCGGTTATCTGACCGCCGAGGCGCTCGCCGAAAGGGTCACCGCGGCACGCGGTTTGACCGCCGAACCCCTTGGGGTGAATCTCTTTGCGCCCCAGCCCAGTGCGGGGACCGCGGACCAGATTCACGCCTATGCGGCCGAGTTGGCCGGTGAGGCGCAGCGCTACGGGGTGGCGCTCGGTGAGCCGAGGTACGATGACGATGCGTGGGCCGCCAAGCTGGACGCGGTGTTCGACCTACGGCCCGAGGTGGTCTCGTTCACTTTCGGTCTGCCGAGCGAGCCCGAGATCGCCCGGTTGCGCAGCGTCGGGATCAGCACCGTAGGCACCGTGACGACGCTGGACGAAGCCTGGCTGGCGGTGGGCCGCGGTGTCGACGCACTTGCCGTCCAGGGACCTGCGGCCGGTGGACACCGCGGCACATTTGACCCGGGCGCCTCGCCCGCATCGCAATCACTGGACCACCTGCTGGCCGACGTGCTGGCAGCCGTGGACATCCCGGTCGTGGCTGCGGGCGGGTTGGTCAGCGCCGACGACATTGCCGGCGTGCTGGCCGCCGGTGCGGTGGCGGCCCAACTGGGCACGGCGTTCCTGCTGGCCGATGAATCCGGCAGCAGTCCCGTGCACCGCGCCGCCCTACAGAGTCTCGATTTCACCGAAACCGTTGTGACGCGGGCATTTTCCGGTCGTTATGCTCGCGGGCTGCGCAATCGGTTCATCAGCGAGCACGATGGGCAGGCCCCGCTGGGGTACCCCGAGATCCATTACCTGACCAGTCCGGTGCGCAAGGCCTCGGTGGCCGCGGGCGATCCACAGGCCACCAACGTGTGGGCGGGCACCGGGTGGCGTCAGGCCCGCCCGGGTTCGGTGGCCGAGATCATCGACAGAGTGTCCCCGGCCCGCTAA
- a CDS encoding DUF4097 family beta strand repeat-containing protein, producing the protein MTTIAPPPPANVPPQLTPGGRTAFRLVLIAAATLLVAGSVASLGVAAWAVSTVRVVTDHEALPTTMRSLVIDTARIPIAIRIIADRETRDAAADLRLVNTTHSGAHRLEVTTDGDETRITLVDNPSRFLQWARGGEITVAVPPEQARRLTVRTEQEIGTVIAQADLDQLIARTTDGPIILRGAARRIEAHTENGGIFSRSPIAVTEQFNATTSDGDITVDFRDAAPRLIDAVSRNGDVTIGLPGRGPYLVHAQSGSSTEVRVPETTVPDTAAAEVTVRSDDGDVVVENVGARGR; encoded by the coding sequence GTGACCACCATCGCCCCTCCGCCACCGGCCAACGTTCCGCCCCAACTGACCCCCGGCGGACGCACCGCCTTCCGTCTGGTCCTGATCGCCGCGGCGACGCTGCTTGTGGCCGGTTCGGTGGCATCGCTGGGTGTCGCGGCGTGGGCCGTGAGCACTGTCCGCGTCGTCACCGATCACGAGGCCCTGCCGACCACGATGCGATCGTTGGTGATCGACACCGCACGCATCCCCATCGCGATCCGGATCATCGCGGACCGCGAAACCCGGGACGCCGCCGCCGATCTGCGCCTGGTGAACACCACCCACAGCGGCGCGCACCGACTCGAGGTCACCACCGACGGCGACGAGACCCGGATCACGTTGGTGGACAACCCGTCCCGTTTCCTGCAGTGGGCCCGAGGCGGGGAGATCACGGTCGCCGTACCACCCGAGCAGGCGCGGCGGTTGACTGTGCGCACCGAGCAGGAGATCGGCACGGTGATCGCACAGGCGGACCTGGACCAGCTGATCGCTCGCACCACAGACGGTCCGATCATCCTGCGGGGCGCCGCCCGCCGCATCGAGGCCCACACCGAGAACGGCGGAATCTTCTCCCGCTCCCCCATCGCGGTCACCGAACAGTTCAACGCCACCACGTCGGACGGTGATATCACCGTCGACTTCCGCGACGCCGCGCCGCGCCTGATCGATGCGGTGAGCCGCAACGGTGATGTGACCATCGGACTACCCGGGCGGGGACCGTATCTGGTGCATGCCCAGTCGGGGTCCTCGACCGAGGTGCGAGTGCCCGAGACAACCGTCCCCGACACAGCAGCCGCCGAAGTCACGGTGCGTTCCGACGACGGCGACGTTGTCGTCGAGAATGTCGGCGCCCGAGGGCGTTAG
- a CDS encoding response regulator transcription factor: protein MRIVIAEDSALLRAGIERILADAGHEVVAGVPDATNLLRLVNELHPDLAILDVRMPPTFTDEGIRAAALLRRQNPESPVLVLSHYVEERYATDLIASDTRGFGYLLKDRVADVLAFLDAVEVVGGGGTVLDPEVVSQILIRSARRSVLDQLTPRERDVLQLMAEGRTNSAVAAALHISVGSAEKHIASIFTKFDLAPDESENRRVLAVLRYLET, encoded by the coding sequence ATGCGCATCGTGATCGCCGAGGATTCGGCGCTGCTGCGGGCCGGTATCGAGCGGATCCTGGCCGACGCCGGACACGAGGTGGTGGCCGGGGTGCCCGACGCCACCAACCTGCTGCGCCTGGTGAATGAGCTTCACCCAGACCTGGCCATTCTTGATGTCCGGATGCCACCGACGTTCACCGACGAGGGCATCCGCGCCGCAGCCCTACTGCGCAGGCAGAACCCCGAGTCCCCGGTGCTGGTTCTCTCGCACTACGTCGAGGAGCGTTACGCGACCGACCTGATCGCCTCGGACACCCGAGGATTCGGCTATCTGTTGAAAGACCGGGTGGCCGACGTTCTGGCCTTTCTCGACGCCGTCGAGGTGGTGGGCGGAGGCGGCACGGTACTTGATCCAGAGGTGGTGTCACAGATCCTGATTCGTTCGGCCCGACGCAGTGTCCTGGACCAGTTGACCCCGCGCGAACGAGATGTCCTGCAACTCATGGCAGAGGGCAGGACGAACTCGGCTGTCGCCGCCGCACTGCACATCTCGGTCGGCTCAGCCGAGAAACACATCGCCTCGATCTTCACGAAATTCGACCTCGCTCCGGACGAGAGCGAGAACCGCCGCGTGCTCGCGGTGCTGCGTTACCTCGAGACCTAG
- a CDS encoding sensor histidine kinase has protein sequence MVAISETFVPAPAPSPPEPVSRSRTIGVVPTASMITGAAVALVWFWIPLSIMVIGFSSIPSVIGFLLAAVVFIYLMRGVEGFERTRSEAVFGFGIGIPPRRLSPHTGFQGWAHQLWLDISSTRFWKGFCHHYLRMTYDMLATGLAFALLTFAFLGPAAAVAIRHSDNAAGLIFLSLPIAVLLAVVAVIAAAAILILAPAVDAAIDRWLLSPSPTAALEYQVSALADARQGAVSSAQTERHRIERDLHDSVQPRLVSLAMTIGLAQTKLDSDPPAAKALIAEAHADAKAALVELRNVVRGIAPTILSDRGLDAALSSVVQRAETSGVPTTLHIELPRRLPDEVESVAYFVVAEALTNIAKHANATQAVVTVRLDDAADVLHVSVFDDGQGGAAVDADETATGLRGLEERVRAAGGSFAVSSPATGPTIVTAVLPCAS, from the coding sequence ATGGTCGCAATCAGCGAAACCTTCGTGCCCGCACCTGCCCCGTCGCCGCCTGAGCCCGTTTCGAGATCGCGCACCATCGGCGTCGTGCCGACCGCATCGATGATCACCGGTGCCGCCGTCGCGCTCGTGTGGTTCTGGATTCCGTTGTCCATCATGGTCATCGGATTCTCTTCGATTCCGTCCGTGATCGGCTTCCTGCTTGCCGCGGTGGTGTTCATCTACCTGATGCGCGGCGTGGAGGGGTTCGAGCGGACCCGCAGTGAAGCGGTGTTCGGTTTCGGAATCGGCATCCCGCCCCGCCGATTGTCACCGCATACGGGCTTCCAGGGCTGGGCGCATCAGCTCTGGCTGGATATCAGCAGTACCCGGTTCTGGAAGGGCTTCTGCCATCACTACCTGCGGATGACCTACGACATGCTGGCCACCGGCCTCGCCTTCGCCCTGCTGACGTTCGCCTTCCTCGGCCCAGCCGCGGCCGTCGCCATCCGTCACAGCGACAACGCCGCCGGTCTGATCTTTCTCTCCCTGCCGATCGCCGTGCTGCTGGCGGTCGTCGCCGTCATCGCCGCGGCAGCCATCCTGATCCTCGCCCCGGCAGTGGATGCCGCGATCGACCGATGGCTCCTGTCGCCGTCGCCCACCGCGGCCCTGGAATATCAAGTGAGTGCGCTGGCCGATGCCCGGCAGGGTGCGGTGTCCTCGGCGCAGACCGAACGGCACCGCATCGAGCGGGACCTGCACGACAGCGTGCAACCCCGCCTGGTATCTCTGGCGATGACGATCGGGCTGGCGCAGACAAAGCTGGATTCGGATCCGCCCGCCGCCAAGGCCCTGATCGCCGAGGCTCACGCCGACGCCAAGGCCGCACTCGTCGAACTTCGCAACGTGGTGCGGGGCATCGCGCCGACGATCCTGTCGGACCGGGGCCTTGACGCGGCACTGTCGTCGGTGGTGCAGCGCGCCGAAACCTCGGGGGTACCCACCACACTGCACATCGAACTGCCCCGCAGGCTGCCCGACGAAGTGGAATCGGTTGCCTACTTCGTGGTCGCCGAGGCGTTGACCAACATCGCCAAGCACGCCAACGCCACTCAGGCCGTGGTCACCGTGCGCCTGGATGACGCCGCCGACGTGCTGCACGTCTCGGTATTCGACGACGGTCAGGGCGGTGCCGCCGTCGACGCCGACGAGACCGCGACCGGCCTGCGCGGACTCGAGGAACGAGTACGTGCCGCCGGCGGATCGTTCGCGGTGTCGAGTCCCGCCACGGGTCCGACGATCGTCACGGCGGTGCTGCCATGCGCATCGTGA
- a CDS encoding DoxX family protein, whose product MAVLSTPDTDAQGHADKSLRRKIGIGISGLVGAFLVFDAFGKFTLPQQVKDGTAALGFPTGQALVMGIVLAACVVVYIVPRTAVLGAVGITAYLGGAVTANMRVEAPLFSHTLFAVYLGVLMWIGLVLRRPELLRVAGLRR is encoded by the coding sequence ATGGCTGTTCTGTCCACACCCGACACCGATGCCCAAGGCCACGCCGACAAGTCGCTGAGGCGCAAGATCGGCATAGGGATCAGCGGGCTCGTCGGCGCCTTCCTCGTGTTCGACGCGTTCGGCAAGTTCACGCTTCCCCAGCAAGTCAAGGACGGAACTGCGGCTCTCGGTTTTCCCACTGGGCAGGCGCTGGTGATGGGAATCGTCCTGGCGGCGTGCGTCGTTGTCTACATCGTCCCGCGCACGGCGGTGCTGGGCGCGGTGGGCATCACGGCCTACCTCGGCGGCGCGGTCACTGCGAACATGCGCGTTGAAGCACCGCTGTTCAGCCACACGCTGTTCGCGGTCTACCTCGGTGTGCTGATGTGGATCGGACTGGTGCTCCGACGCCCCGAGTTGCTCAGGGTCGCCGGCCTACGGCGGTGA